The following are from one region of the Nicotiana tomentosiformis chromosome 7, ASM39032v3, whole genome shotgun sequence genome:
- the LOC138895880 gene encoding uncharacterized protein, which yields MHATEKEAVELAAFQLRDIAFLWYEGWERSRGRDAPPAIWENFSDAFLEQYLPWEIQQDRVDQFLALKHGNLSVREYSLYFDSLARYAPSIVATMRDRIHRFRAGLAPELIEAYATATLQDSMDISRIQAFT from the coding sequence atgcatgccacggagaaagaagCAGTTGAGCTTGCAGCTTTtcaactccgagatatagccttcctttggtacgagggatgggagaggtcaaggggacgtgatgcacctccagctatttgggagaatttttcagatgccttccttgagcAGTACTTACCGTGGGAGATCCAACAGGATCGAGTTGATCAGTTTCTAGCACTCAAGCACGGCAAtttgagtgttcgagagtatagtctctattttgactcattggctagATATGCTCCAtctatagttgctactatgcgggacaggatccacaggtttagagcagggttggccccagagttgaTCGAGGCATATGCCACTGCtacattgcaggatagtatggatatctcccggattcaagCATTCAcctag